The Arachis hypogaea cultivar Tifrunner chromosome 16, arahy.Tifrunner.gnm2.J5K5, whole genome shotgun sequence genome contains a region encoding:
- the LOC112697612 gene encoding probable protein phosphatase 2C 59: MGYLNSVLTSSSQVHAAEDSPVSGGGLSQNGKFSYGYASSPGKRSSMEDFYETRIDGVDGEIVGLFGVFDGHGGARAAEYVKQHLFSNLLRHPKFISDTKSAIADAYNHTDSEFLKSENNQNRDAGSTASTAILVGDRLLVANVGDSRAVICRGGNAIAVSRDHKPDQTDERQRIENAGGFVMWAGTWRVGGVLAVSRAFGDRLLKQYVVADPEIQEEKVDSSLEFLILASDGLWDVVSNEEAVAMIKKIDDAEEAAKKLMQEAYQRGSSDNITCVVVRFLTNQGASSGTSTG, translated from the exons atgGGGTACCTCAATTCAGTTTTGACATCTTCAAGTCAGGTTCATGCAGCAGAAGATTCACCTGTGAGTGGTGGAGGACTCAG TCAGAATGGAAAATTCAGCTACGGGTATGCTAGCTCTCCGGGCAAGAGATCTTCAATGGAAGATTTTTATGAGACTAGAATTGATGGTGTGGATGGTGAAATTGTTGGCCTTTTCGGAGTTTTTGATG GTCACGGTGGTGCTCGTGCTGCCGAGTATGTCAAACAACACCTATTTAGTAATTTGCTCAGACATCCAAAATTCATTTCTGACACCAAATCTGCAATAG CTGATGCATATAACCACACCGACTCTGAATTTCTGAAATCAGAAAATAACCAAAACAGAGATGCTGGATCAACTGCTTCCACTGCCATTCTAGTTGGTGACCGTTTGCTCGTTGCTAATGTTGGAGACTCTAGAGCTGTTATATGCAGGGGTGGAAATG CCATTGCTGTTTCTCGAGATCACAAGCCGGACCAAACGGACGAGAGGCAAAGGATTGAAAATGCTGGTGGCTTTGTTATGTGGGCTG GAACCTGGAGAGTTGGTGGCGTTCTTGCCGTTTCTCGTGCTTTCGGTGATAGACTTCTGAAACAGTATGTTGTTGCTGATCCAGAAATCCAG GAAGAAAAAGTTGATAGCTCTCTTGAGTTTCTTATCTTGGCCAGTGACGGGCTATGGGATGTTGTCTCCAACGAG GAAGCTGTTGCAATGATAAAGAAAATAGATGATGCAGAGGAGGCGGCAAAGAAGTTGATGCAAGAAGCATATCAGAGAGGTAGTTCCGACAACATTACTTGTGTTGTGGTTCGTTTCTTGACGAACCAAGGCGCTTCTTCTGGTACTAGCACCGGCTAA